From Scomber japonicus isolate fScoJap1 chromosome 22, fScoJap1.pri, whole genome shotgun sequence, one genomic window encodes:
- the LOC128383522 gene encoding E3 ubiquitin-protein ligase TRIM39-like, whose protein sequence is MREQKVAEVRSSMKACTGSLDAEWLEINNVFLEVMRAVEDTRQKALQPLEERRMRVKKEAQDLVKNLQREIDELKKTIDELGKNPDLQVSALTCLDEYIDWKNLTVDTSYSFGTLRTTTSAMMEQIHQKLENLSSVELKRIPTFAVDVKLDPTSAHRCLLLSSDGKKVRDGGKTQPAPDAPNRFDQFGSILGLNRLTSGKSYWEVEVNNKTGWDLGVARGKANRKGELSLIPDKGYWVIVHYEGKNYAALTAPAVPLTLKHKPHRVGVFVDYEERLVSFYNVTAQSHIYSFTKCSFRDELFPYFSPHLMHNDKNGDPLIISAVQKQ, encoded by the exons ATGAGAGAGCAAAAGGTGGCTGAAGTCAGATCGTCTATGAAAGCCTGCACG GGCAGTTTGGATGCTGAATGGCTGGAGATTAACAATGTGTTCTTAGAGGTGATGAGAGCTGTGGAGGATACTAGGCAGAAAGCCCTTCAACCGCTGGAGGAGAG gaggatgagagtaaagaaagaagcTCAAGATTTGGTCAAGAATCTGCAAAGAGAAATTGATGAGCTCAAAAAGACGATCGATGAGTTGGGTAAAAACCCAGACTTGCAG GTTTCTGCTCTAACTTGTCTGGATGAGTATATAGATTGGAAAAATTTAACTGTGGACACTTCATACTCCTTTGGTACCCTGAGAACTACAACTTCGGCCATGATGGAACAAATTCACCAGAAACTAGAGAACCTCTCCTCTGTTG AACTAAAGAGGATCCCTACATTTGCAG TGGATGTGAAGCTGGACCCCACTTCTGCACACCGATGCCTTCTCCTTTCTTCAGACGGGAAGAAAGTGCGAGATGGAGGAAAGACCCAGCCAGCCCCTGATGCTCCAAATAGGTTTGATCAGTTTGGCAGCATCTTGGGCCTCAACAGGCTGACGTCTGGGAAGTCatactgggaggtggaggtcAACAACAAGACAGGGTGGGACCTGGGTGTAGCAAGAGGCAAAGCAAACCGCAAGGGGGAACTCTCGCTGATCCCAGATAAGGGTTACTGGGTAATTGTACACTACGAAGGCAAAAACTATGCAGCTCTGACAGCACCAGCAGTTCCTCTTACCCTGAAACATAAACCTCATagggtgggggtgtttgtggattacGAGGAACGCCTTGTGTCCTTTTACAACGTGACGGCTCAATCTCACATCTACTCGTTTACTAAGTGTTCGTTCAGGGATGAGCTCTTCCCATATTTCAGTCCACATCTCATGCACAATGATAAAAACGGGGATCCGCTGATTATCTCTGCTGTGCAAAAGCAGTAG